One region of Haloprofundus salilacus genomic DNA includes:
- a CDS encoding ABC transporter permease — protein sequence MTATGRVRAEFGAAWNSFLRRRTAVFFTFFFPVILVLIFGALVQTQPTGGGLFAEPQAYYVPGYLATVVLFTPLSRVGSEIARHREGNRFEKLATTPLSRAEWLLAQTLVNVVVIGLAALLILMLMVVATGAEIPLSLDLLLLIPFVVLGVATFCGLGSVLGSVADSQDGVIAASNAVAIPLLFLSETFVTSELLPEWFQSIVGLSPLTYFSRGVRALTFEGVGWGDATVLLNLGIVTALAVVFFAAGAYAIPRTD from the coding sequence ATGACGGCGACCGGACGCGTCCGCGCGGAGTTCGGCGCGGCGTGGAACTCTTTCCTCCGCCGCCGAACGGCAGTGTTCTTCACGTTCTTCTTCCCGGTCATCCTCGTGCTCATCTTCGGCGCGCTGGTGCAGACCCAGCCGACCGGCGGCGGCCTGTTCGCCGAACCGCAGGCGTACTACGTGCCGGGCTATCTGGCGACCGTCGTGCTGTTCACGCCGCTGTCGCGCGTCGGCAGCGAAATCGCCCGCCACCGGGAGGGAAACCGATTCGAGAAGCTGGCGACGACGCCGCTGTCGCGCGCGGAGTGGCTGCTCGCGCAGACGCTCGTCAACGTTGTCGTCATCGGTCTCGCGGCGCTGCTCATCCTGATGCTGATGGTCGTCGCGACGGGCGCGGAGATTCCGCTCTCACTCGACCTGTTGCTCCTGATTCCGTTCGTCGTCCTCGGCGTGGCTACCTTTTGCGGGCTTGGCTCCGTGCTCGGCAGCGTCGCCGACTCCCAAGACGGCGTCATCGCCGCGAGCAACGCGGTGGCGATTCCGCTGCTGTTTCTCTCGGAGACGTTCGTCACGTCCGAGTTGCTGCCGGAGTGGTTCCAGTCGATAGTCGGCCTCTCGCCGCTGACGTACTTCTCGCGCGGCGTGCGGGCGCTGACGTTCGAAGGTGTCGGATGGGGCGACGCGACCGTTCTCCTCAACCTCGGCATCGTCACCGCCCTCGCCGTCGTCTTCTTCGCTGCCGGGGCGTACGCTATCCCGCGGACGGACTGA
- a CDS encoding ABC transporter ATP-binding protein: MDEVLVADDVRKQYDETVALDGVSLSVGAGEVFGLIGPNGAGKTTLVRALTGTTRADGTVRVFGGDPADADEQQLSLLPQSFSPPARLTARELVAYYAGLYDEARDPDAVLADVGLVDAADTWYENLSGGQQRRVCVGVSLVNDPDLLFLDEPTTGIDPAGRRSLWSLLEELAAGGTTVFLTSHSMAEVERLSDRVGLLADGELVAVGTPDSLVAEYGGESRLVVRPENSPSVAVDALSEGSPQFDLAADGDELVFRNVNPTAIAPAVDALESAGVRYDSLTWKQPNLEDVYLRLTGDEFGALGEPSSSPSSATAATEIADAETVDAGALGAKGGDR; the protein is encoded by the coding sequence ATGGACGAGGTACTGGTCGCCGATGACGTGCGAAAGCAGTACGACGAGACCGTCGCGCTCGACGGCGTCTCGCTGTCGGTCGGCGCGGGGGAGGTGTTCGGTCTCATCGGCCCGAACGGCGCGGGCAAGACGACGCTCGTCCGTGCGCTCACCGGGACGACCCGCGCGGACGGGACGGTTCGTGTCTTCGGCGGCGACCCCGCCGACGCCGACGAACAGCAGCTGAGCCTCCTCCCGCAGTCGTTCTCGCCGCCTGCGAGACTCACCGCCCGAGAACTCGTCGCCTACTACGCCGGACTGTACGACGAGGCGCGGGACCCCGACGCCGTGCTCGCCGACGTCGGCCTCGTAGACGCCGCCGACACGTGGTACGAGAACCTCTCGGGCGGCCAACAGCGCCGCGTCTGCGTTGGCGTTTCGCTCGTCAACGACCCCGATCTGCTCTTTCTGGACGAACCCACGACCGGCATCGACCCCGCGGGCCGCCGGTCGCTCTGGTCGCTCCTCGAGGAGCTCGCGGCGGGGGGAACGACGGTGTTTCTGACGAGTCACTCGATGGCCGAGGTCGAACGGCTCTCCGACCGCGTCGGATTGCTCGCCGACGGTGAACTCGTCGCTGTCGGCACGCCTGACTCGCTCGTCGCCGAGTACGGCGGCGAGAGCCGACTCGTCGTCCGGCCCGAAAACTCGCCATCCGTGGCCGTCGACGCGCTGTCGGAAGGGAGTCCACAGTTCGACCTCGCCGCCGACGGCGACGAACTCGTCTTCCGGAACGTCAACCCCACGGCCATCGCACCGGCAGTCGACGCCCTCGAATCCGCGGGCGTTCGTTACGACTCGCTGACGTGGAAGCAACCGAACCTCGAAGACGTCTACCTGCGCCTCACCGGCGACGAGTTCGGCGCGCTCGGCGAACCCTCGTCGTCGCCGTCGTCAGCGACGGCCGCGACGGAGATCGCCGACGCCGAGACCGTCGACGCCGGCGCTCTCGGCGCGAAAGGGGGTGACCGATGA
- a CDS encoding Gfo/Idh/MocA family protein, whose product MNVVGIGLGSLGRLELRTLAALDGVDLIAGADVSADAREVFAEEHDVPTYESYEEMLDVEDADAACIVTPHTLHYEQARACLDQGVHVHLEKPMVTDLDHARDLRRRAGETDLTLAVGYQRHVDWRFRKIRRLIDEGAIGDLHMAVCFLEQVWISFAEERWRGNPALSGGGQLYDSGSHLLDALLWTTQSDPVSVAAAVDDRGHDVDVNSALAVTLDRDGDRVSASVGVSGAGRSTPAPGEGLHLWGTEGRISLADDTLTVESGGEVEAEDAPEPEFEELTETKLRNFVDVVRGDAELVIPAADAVRVTALTEAAYEAAETGQTVDIDAFGDADGAAVDAAEAAEAAEPSDATTD is encoded by the coding sequence GTGAACGTCGTAGGAATCGGACTCGGAAGCCTCGGCCGCCTCGAACTTCGAACGCTCGCCGCCCTCGACGGAGTCGACCTCATCGCCGGGGCGGACGTCTCCGCGGACGCCCGCGAGGTGTTCGCCGAGGAACACGACGTCCCGACGTACGAGTCGTACGAGGAGATGCTCGACGTCGAGGACGCCGACGCCGCCTGTATCGTCACCCCGCACACGCTCCACTACGAACAGGCCCGCGCCTGCCTCGACCAGGGCGTCCACGTCCACCTCGAAAAACCGATGGTGACCGACCTCGACCACGCCCGCGACCTCCGGAGGCGAGCCGGTGAGACCGACCTCACGCTCGCGGTCGGCTACCAGCGCCACGTCGACTGGCGGTTCCGGAAGATACGCCGACTCATCGACGAGGGAGCGATCGGCGACCTCCACATGGCCGTCTGCTTCCTCGAACAGGTGTGGATATCGTTCGCCGAGGAGCGGTGGCGCGGCAACCCGGCGCTCTCCGGCGGCGGACAGCTGTACGACTCCGGGTCGCACCTGCTCGATGCGCTCCTGTGGACGACGCAGAGCGATCCCGTCTCCGTCGCCGCCGCCGTCGACGACCGCGGCCACGATGTGGACGTCAACAGCGCGCTCGCGGTGACACTCGACCGCGACGGCGACCGAGTTTCCGCGAGCGTCGGCGTCTCCGGCGCGGGCCGGAGCACTCCCGCACCCGGCGAGGGTCTGCACCTCTGGGGCACCGAGGGCCGAATCAGCCTCGCCGACGACACGCTCACCGTCGAGTCCGGCGGCGAGGTCGAAGCCGAGGACGCCCCCGAACCCGAGTTCGAGGAACTCACGGAGACGAAACTCCGGAACTTCGTCGACGTCGTCCGCGGCGACGCGGAGCTGGTCATCCCCGCGGCGGACGCAGTTCGCGTCACGGCGCTCACCGAAGCGGCGTACGAAGCGGCCGAGACGGGACAGACCGTCGACATAGACGCGTTCGGAGACGCCGATGGTGCCGCCGTCGACGCCGCGGAAGCCGCGGAAGCCGCCGAACCCTCGGACGCGACGACCGACTGA
- a CDS encoding aldo/keto reductase, with product MEFRQLGSTGTRVSSICYGTWRFGMKSSGEYETDREEAHELLDAFEAGGGNFIDTANVYGDPNGTSEEWIGDWLAERDREDYVIASKVYFPFDSEHPNGRGLSRTHIRNQIEGTLDRLGTDYLDLYYIHRWDENTPIEETLQTLNGLVEEGKVNYLGASTMAAWQLTKALWKADVNDYARFDVTQPMFHAAQTEVNDYLDVCADQDLAVCPYSPLAGGFLTGKYERADDGSAVGPDGSRANLVDYFQDAYVSDHGWAVLDAIESVADEVDATPAQVALRWLVDQREFACIPIVGARTVDQMEENLGAVDVALSDEQYDRIADARTADER from the coding sequence ATGGAGTTCCGACAACTGGGGTCGACGGGGACACGCGTCTCGTCTATCTGTTACGGCACGTGGCGATTCGGCATGAAGAGCAGCGGCGAGTACGAGACCGACCGCGAGGAGGCCCACGAACTGCTCGACGCCTTCGAGGCGGGCGGCGGCAACTTCATCGACACCGCCAACGTCTACGGTGACCCAAACGGCACCAGCGAGGAGTGGATCGGCGACTGGTTGGCCGAGCGCGACCGCGAGGACTACGTCATCGCCTCGAAAGTGTACTTCCCCTTTGACAGCGAACATCCCAACGGCCGCGGCCTCTCGCGGACGCACATCCGCAACCAGATCGAGGGGACGCTCGACAGACTCGGTACCGACTATCTCGACCTCTACTACATCCACCGCTGGGACGAGAACACGCCCATCGAGGAGACGCTGCAGACGTTAAACGGCCTCGTTGAGGAAGGGAAGGTGAACTACCTCGGGGCGTCGACGATGGCGGCGTGGCAGTTGACGAAGGCGCTGTGGAAAGCGGACGTCAACGATTACGCGCGCTTCGACGTGACCCAGCCGATGTTCCACGCGGCGCAGACGGAGGTCAACGACTACCTCGACGTCTGCGCGGACCAGGATCTCGCGGTCTGCCCGTACTCGCCGCTGGCGGGCGGCTTCCTCACCGGCAAGTACGAGCGCGCCGACGACGGGAGCGCCGTCGGTCCCGACGGGTCGCGGGCGAACCTCGTCGACTACTTCCAGGACGCGTACGTCTCCGACCACGGCTGGGCGGTGCTCGACGCCATCGAGTCGGTCGCTGACGAAGTCGACGCGACGCCCGCGCAGGTCGCGCTTCGATGGCTCGTCGACCAACGGGAGTTCGCCTGCATCCCCATCGTCGGTGCGCGTACCGTCGACCAGATGGAGGAGAACCTCGGCGCCGTCGACGTGGCTCTCTCCGACGAGCAGTACGACCGCATCGCCGACGCACGTACCGCCGACGAGCGATAG
- a CDS encoding aldo/keto reductase — protein sequence MEYRQLGATGTRVSSLCYGTWRFGRKTDGTNETERSEAHDLLDAFAERGGNFIDTANVYGDPNGTSEEWIGDWLAERDREDYVIASKVYFPFDEDNPNGRGLSRKHVRDQIEGTLDRLGTDYLDLYYIHRWDDDTPIEETMRTLNRLVDEGKVNYLGASTMAAWQLTKALWKSDVHDYARFDVTQPLFHAGYYEDVKEYLDVCADQSLAVCPYSPLAGGFLTGKYERADEDDPQAVRGPDGSRANIDDRFGDYYVSERGWRVLDAIREVADEVDASPAQVALRWLMEIEQFTCIPIVGARTEEQLEENLGAVDVSLTDDQHDRILNARYDESGTLWGH from the coding sequence ATGGAGTACCGACAACTCGGGGCGACGGGGACGCGCGTCTCGTCGCTCTGTTACGGCACGTGGCGATTCGGACGGAAGACCGACGGGACGAACGAGACCGAGCGCAGCGAGGCGCACGACTTGCTGGACGCGTTCGCGGAGCGCGGTGGCAACTTCATCGACACCGCCAACGTCTACGGCGACCCCAACGGTACCAGCGAGGAGTGGATCGGCGATTGGCTCGCCGAGCGCGACCGCGAGGACTACGTCATCGCCTCGAAAGTGTACTTCCCGTTCGACGAGGACAACCCCAACGGTCGCGGCCTCTCGCGGAAACACGTCCGCGACCAGATCGAGGGGACGCTCGACAGACTCGGTACCGACTATCTCGACCTCTACTACATCCACCGCTGGGACGACGACACGCCCATCGAGGAGACGATGCGGACGCTGAATCGGTTAGTCGATGAGGGAAAGGTGAACTACCTCGGGGCGTCGACGATGGCGGCGTGGCAGTTGACAAAGGCGCTGTGGAAGTCCGACGTCCACGACTACGCGCGCTTCGACGTGACCCAGCCGCTGTTCCACGCGGGCTACTACGAGGACGTGAAGGAGTACCTCGACGTCTGCGCGGACCAGAGCCTCGCCGTGTGTCCGTACTCGCCGCTGGCGGGCGGCTTTCTCACCGGCAAGTACGAGCGCGCCGACGAGGACGACCCGCAGGCGGTTCGCGGACCGGACGGGTCGCGGGCGAACATCGACGACCGGTTCGGCGACTACTACGTCTCCGAGCGCGGGTGGCGGGTGCTCGACGCGATTCGAGAGGTCGCCGACGAAGTCGACGCCTCGCCCGCGCAGGTCGCGCTTCGGTGGCTGATGGAGATAGAGCAGTTCACCTGCATCCCTATCGTCGGTGCGCGGACCGAGGAGCAGTTAGAAGAGAATCTGGGCGCGGTCGACGTGAGCCTCACGGACGACCAGCACGACCGGATTCTAAACGCCCGGTACGACGAGAGCGGAACCCTGTGGGGGCACTGA
- a CDS encoding class I SAM-dependent methyltransferase: MSDPTTERDAVRRAYDAIADDYAAACSDDPPEAALLDSIRDSLDAGARILDAGCGNGVPVAVELADEFEVVGLDFSREQLRRNLAVAPTARRVQGDMTALAFADDAFDAVCAFHSLIHVPTAEHGTVFEAFSRVLRPGGWLLFSTGEQAWMGSNPDWLDSGVEMRWSFPGLSETLELVETAGFERVAVRRVDDELADDEDGDGYFPFVLARLRA; encoded by the coding sequence GTGAGCGACCCGACGACCGAACGCGATGCGGTTCGCCGCGCCTACGACGCCATCGCCGACGACTACGCGGCGGCCTGTTCCGACGACCCGCCGGAGGCGGCGTTGCTCGACTCGATCCGCGACTCGCTCGACGCTGGGGCGCGGATACTCGACGCGGGGTGCGGTAACGGAGTCCCCGTCGCCGTAGAACTCGCCGACGAGTTCGAGGTCGTCGGTCTCGACTTCTCGCGCGAGCAGTTGCGCCGTAACCTCGCGGTGGCACCGACAGCCCGACGCGTCCAAGGCGACATGACGGCGCTCGCGTTCGCCGACGACGCGTTCGACGCCGTCTGCGCGTTCCATTCGCTCATCCACGTTCCGACCGCCGAACACGGGACCGTGTTCGAGGCGTTTTCGCGCGTGCTCCGACCCGGCGGATGGCTGCTGTTTTCGACGGGCGAGCAGGCGTGGATGGGGTCGAACCCCGACTGGTTGGACAGCGGCGTCGAGATGCGCTGGAGCTTTCCCGGACTCAGCGAGACGCTCGAACTCGTCGAGACCGCCGGATTCGAGCGGGTCGCCGTCCGGCGAGTCGACGACGAGTTGGCCGACGACGAGGACGGGGACGGCTACTTCCCGTTCGTCCTGGCGCGACTGCGAGCGTAG
- a CDS encoding SelT/SelW/SelH family protein: MTSVDIEYCVPCGYLDRAEQIQHQLLAEFGQELDSVALVTGDHGVLRVTADDEVVFDKDEGDEYDVDAITEGVRSHLGEA; this comes from the coding sequence ATGACATCAGTCGATATCGAGTACTGCGTCCCGTGCGGCTACCTCGACCGCGCCGAACAGATTCAGCACCAGTTGTTGGCGGAGTTCGGACAGGAACTCGACTCCGTGGCGCTCGTCACCGGCGACCACGGCGTACTCCGCGTCACCGCCGACGACGAGGTGGTGTTCGACAAGGACGAAGGCGACGAGTACGACGTCGACGCGATCACAGAGGGCGTTCGGAGCCACCTCGGCGAGGCCTGA
- a CDS encoding DUF7546 family protein, with the protein MSTLARSLPRPSHDTLLYVGVLFNVELAALLAYGLLTPGTLLPARYTVYGLLWLNAGVLAVAKTTVAPSSMRTKRRAAAVAVGYFAALAVAGGLVTLASPHGGAGFRIGWLPPGWGPALIYGGETLNVILMPGRVVGYAALAYLVYATVIDAAGAAVSGLLGLLSCVSCSWPILASLATAVLGSGSALAASATALSYDLSTVVFLATVALLYWRPFGR; encoded by the coding sequence ATGAGTACTCTCGCCCGCTCACTCCCCCGACCCTCGCACGACACGCTCCTCTACGTCGGCGTGCTGTTCAACGTCGAACTCGCCGCGCTTCTCGCCTACGGACTGTTGACGCCCGGGACACTCCTACCGGCCCGCTACACCGTCTACGGGTTGCTGTGGCTCAACGCGGGCGTCCTCGCAGTGGCGAAGACCACCGTCGCTCCGTCGTCGATGCGGACGAAGCGCCGCGCCGCCGCCGTCGCCGTCGGCTACTTCGCCGCGCTCGCAGTCGCCGGCGGTCTCGTCACTCTCGCCTCGCCGCACGGCGGCGCGGGCTTCCGAATCGGCTGGCTCCCGCCGGGGTGGGGACCGGCGCTCATCTACGGCGGCGAGACGCTCAACGTGATCCTGATGCCCGGGCGCGTCGTCGGCTACGCCGCGCTGGCGTACCTCGTCTACGCGACTGTCATCGACGCCGCGGGGGCGGCCGTCTCCGGACTCTTGGGCCTGCTCTCCTGCGTCTCTTGCTCGTGGCCGATTCTCGCCTCACTGGCGACGGCGGTTCTGGGGAGCGGGTCGGCGCTGGCTGCGTCGGCGACGGCGCTGTCGTACGACCTCTCGACGGTCGTCTTTCTCGCCACCGTCGCGTTGCTGTACTGGCGGCCGTTCGGTCGGTAG
- a CDS encoding heme o synthase gives MESTDTPDRFPALLAATAMGVYLLLAVGATTALTDAATACAAWPACGDGLSLPSSAMGYVALGHRLVALVVGVLAVATGALAWQRNESTLIKAALGLSLLLYPVQAGIGAFVAMNGTTTTLSAVHLIVGMTIFGGLVAALAWTLEAATGDPDDRPDRMPEQDLPPADDRRPEIPDSTLGRAKATANAYFRLMKPRLMWLLCLVASAAMALAGGSGLNPTTVAATLGGGALSIGASGTFNHVLERDIDRRMNRTNDRPLVTDLVPVRNAVAWGLFLSVVSLALFATVNLLAAALGLAAIVFYSVVYTLILKPNTVQNTVIGGAAGALPALIGWVAVTGEIGLGGLALAALIFLWTPAHFYNLALAYKDDYERGGFPMMPVVRGETVTRKHILWYLGATLVAAAALAAADTLGWLYVLTGVVFGGVFLWMVVRLHYEQSESAAFRSFHASNAYLGALLLALVVDALAI, from the coding sequence GTGGAATCGACAGACACTCCCGACCGGTTCCCGGCCCTCCTCGCCGCCACCGCGATGGGCGTCTACCTGCTTCTCGCCGTCGGCGCGACGACGGCGCTCACCGACGCCGCGACGGCGTGCGCGGCGTGGCCCGCCTGCGGCGACGGCCTCTCGCTGCCGTCGTCAGCGATGGGCTACGTCGCCCTCGGCCACCGCCTCGTGGCGCTCGTCGTCGGCGTGCTCGCCGTCGCCACCGGCGCGCTCGCGTGGCAACGCAACGAGTCGACTCTCATCAAAGCGGCGCTCGGCCTCTCGCTTCTGCTCTACCCCGTTCAGGCGGGTATCGGCGCGTTTGTCGCGATGAACGGGACCACCACGACGCTGTCGGCCGTCCACCTCATCGTCGGTATGACCATCTTCGGCGGACTGGTCGCCGCGCTCGCGTGGACGCTCGAAGCGGCGACCGGCGACCCCGACGACCGACCCGACCGGATGCCCGAGCAGGACCTCCCGCCCGCGGACGACCGACGGCCCGAAATACCCGACTCGACCCTCGGTCGCGCGAAGGCAACGGCGAACGCCTACTTCCGACTGATGAAGCCCCGGCTGATGTGGCTGCTCTGTCTCGTCGCCTCCGCCGCGATGGCGCTGGCGGGCGGTTCCGGCCTGAACCCGACGACGGTCGCCGCGACGCTCGGCGGCGGCGCGCTCTCCATCGGCGCGTCGGGGACGTTCAACCACGTGCTCGAACGCGACATCGACCGCCGGATGAACCGGACGAACGACCGACCGCTCGTGACCGACCTCGTCCCCGTCCGCAACGCCGTCGCGTGGGGCCTATTCCTCTCGGTCGTCTCGCTGGCGCTGTTCGCGACCGTCAACCTGCTGGCGGCGGCGCTCGGCCTCGCGGCCATCGTCTTCTACAGCGTCGTCTACACACTCATCCTCAAGCCGAACACGGTCCAGAACACCGTCATCGGCGGCGCGGCGGGCGCGCTCCCCGCGCTCATCGGCTGGGTCGCCGTCACCGGCGAGATCGGTCTCGGCGGACTGGCGCTCGCGGCGCTCATCTTCCTGTGGACGCCCGCGCACTTCTACAACCTCGCGCTGGCGTACAAGGACGACTACGAGCGCGGCGGCTTCCCGATGATGCCGGTCGTCCGCGGCGAGACTGTCACGCGAAAGCACATCCTCTGGTACCTCGGCGCGACGCTCGTCGCCGCCGCGGCGCTGGCGGCCGCCGACACGCTCGGCTGGCTCTACGTGCTCACCGGCGTGGTCTTCGGCGGCGTGTTCCTCTGGATGGTCGTCCGCCTCCACTACGAACAGAGCGAGTCGGCGGCGTTCCGCTCGTTCCACGCCTCGAACGCCTACCTCGGTGCGCTGCTTCTGGCCCTCGTCGTCGACGCGCTGGCAATCTGA
- the coxB gene encoding cytochrome c oxidase subunit II, with the protein MKRTRIALVSLFSAVALAFVAVPAAAQPSTTVELINELNGKLLYIGIPITLLVEVILIYTVIKFRNNDDPQPTKENRRLEITWTVATAIILLFVGVASYGVLANPDVTYAEQPGVETPGEGNSALVHAEAYQWGWEFTYPGENVTVDGSEASPVVVPMNQSVYFEVTSRDVIHAFHVPEMGLKMDAFPSQNQTIKTVPTEEGTYQGYCAEFCGVAHSQMYFQVEVVPQDEYEQWLQEQSSDGGSSGSGNESGNASNSSVVTAPAELTAVAN; encoded by the coding sequence ATGAAGCGTACGCGCATCGCACTCGTCTCGCTGTTCTCCGCAGTGGCGCTGGCGTTCGTCGCCGTCCCGGCGGCGGCGCAGCCGTCGACGACTGTGGAGCTCATCAACGAGCTAAACGGGAAACTGCTGTATATCGGGATTCCGATCACGCTCCTGGTCGAGGTCATCCTCATCTACACAGTCATCAAGTTCCGCAACAACGACGACCCGCAACCGACCAAGGAGAACCGTCGGCTCGAAATCACGTGGACTGTCGCGACGGCTATCATTCTGCTGTTCGTCGGCGTCGCCTCTTACGGCGTCCTCGCGAACCCCGACGTGACGTACGCCGAACAGCCCGGCGTCGAGACGCCCGGCGAGGGTAACAGCGCCCTCGTCCACGCCGAGGCGTACCAGTGGGGCTGGGAGTTCACCTACCCCGGTGAGAACGTCACCGTCGACGGGAGCGAGGCCAGCCCCGTCGTCGTCCCGATGAATCAGAGCGTCTACTTCGAGGTCACCTCACGCGACGTGATACACGCGTTCCACGTCCCGGAGATGGGCCTGAAGATGGACGCGTTCCCGTCGCAGAACCAGACCATCAAGACCGTCCCGACCGAGGAAGGTACGTATCAGGGCTACTGCGCGGAGTTCTGCGGCGTCGCCCACTCGCAGATGTACTTCCAGGTCGAAGTCGTCCCGCAGGACGAGTACGAGCAGTGGCTGCAGGAGCAGTCCTCCGACGGCGGGTCGAGCGGCTCCGGCAACGAGTCGGGTAACGCCTCGAACTCTTCCGTCGTCACCGCACCGGCCGAACTGACCGCAGTCGCGAACTGA
- a CDS encoding bifunctional 4-hydroxy-2-oxoglutarate aldolase/2-dehydro-3-deoxy-phosphogluconate aldolase — translation MSSSDRQRNLERIVDSGVVAVMRGADADSLIETAEALERGGVSAIEITADNPGAMEMIRDVSSAFDDEVIVGAGTVLDGETARNTLLAGAEFVVGPNFEPDVVETCNRYNAVVAPGIMTPTEAVRAMEAGSDFVKVFPASTLGPGHLKSMKGPLGQIPMMPTGGVDVDNAAEFIEAGAMVVGAGSALVDGDAVANGDFDAITEQARRFSEVIDEARGDSA, via the coding sequence ATGAGTTCCAGCGACCGACAGCGAAATCTCGAACGCATCGTCGACAGCGGCGTCGTCGCGGTCATGCGCGGCGCGGACGCCGACTCGCTCATCGAAACCGCCGAGGCGCTCGAACGCGGCGGCGTCTCCGCTATCGAGATCACCGCCGACAACCCCGGCGCGATGGAGATGATTCGGGACGTTTCGAGTGCCTTTGACGACGAGGTTATCGTCGGCGCAGGCACCGTCCTCGACGGCGAAACCGCTCGAAATACCCTGCTGGCCGGCGCGGAGTTCGTCGTCGGCCCCAACTTCGAACCGGACGTCGTTGAGACGTGCAACCGCTACAACGCCGTCGTCGCGCCAGGCATCATGACGCCCACCGAAGCGGTGCGAGCGATGGAGGCTGGGTCGGACTTCGTGAAGGTGTTCCCGGCGTCGACACTCGGTCCGGGCCACCTCAAGAGCATGAAGGGCCCGCTCGGGCAGATTCCGATGATGCCGACCGGCGGCGTCGACGTGGACAACGCCGCCGAGTTCATCGAGGCGGGCGCGATGGTCGTCGGCGCGGGGTCGGCGCTCGTCGACGGTGACGCGGTCGCCAACGGCGACTTCGACGCCATCACCGAGCAGGCGCGGCGCTTCAGCGAAGTCATCGACGAGGCGCGCGGCGACTCGGCGTGA
- a CDS encoding VOC family protein: protein MSGIVFFATERHDEVVEFYVETVGAAVWLEQTDCTVLKHGNMLFGFCDRERTDDCGILTFVYDSRADVDEMHVVVDDAAREEPHENEAYEIYQFFADDPDGRSVEFQTFLHPVDL, encoded by the coding sequence ATGTCCGGAATCGTTTTCTTCGCGACGGAACGCCACGACGAAGTCGTCGAGTTCTACGTCGAGACGGTCGGCGCAGCGGTGTGGCTCGAACAGACTGACTGTACGGTGCTGAAGCACGGTAACATGCTGTTCGGGTTCTGCGACCGCGAGCGGACCGACGACTGCGGCATCCTCACGTTCGTCTACGACTCGCGGGCGGACGTCGACGAGATGCACGTCGTCGTCGACGACGCCGCACGCGAGGAACCGCACGAGAACGAGGCGTACGAGATCTACCAGTTCTTCGCCGACGACCCCGACGGCCGATCCGTCGAGTTCCAGACGTTTCTGCACCCCGTCGACCTGTAG